Proteins from a genomic interval of Pseudoalteromonas sp. MEBiC 03607:
- a CDS encoding calcium/sodium antiporter — protein MVTSFVILIIGFAALVWSADRFVYGAAALAKNMGIPTLIIGLTVVAMGSSAPEMMVSASAALAGKTDTAVGNAVGSNITNILLVLGVTALLRPLSVSSMTLKREMPLVLLVSIAAWYVFSDNYFSFAEGIALALAFVVFIAGLVIVSLRAKNQDDDPFVSEACEDVPDNVSTKSAILWLVIGMILLPISSHFLVESAVDIAKYFGLSDLVIGLTIIAIGTSLPELAACIAGVLKNEDDLALGNIVGSNIFNLLAVLPLAGIINPSIIDPSAANRDALIMIAATVVLIAMSLNFKGARRINRVEGGFLLVAFIAYQGYIFSQVG, from the coding sequence ATGGTGACTTCTTTTGTCATTTTAATTATTGGTTTTGCAGCACTTGTTTGGAGTGCCGATCGGTTTGTTTATGGTGCGGCTGCACTCGCAAAAAATATGGGGATCCCGACCCTAATCATAGGTTTAACGGTTGTTGCTATGGGTTCTTCAGCCCCTGAAATGATGGTATCTGCTTCTGCCGCGCTTGCCGGTAAAACTGATACAGCAGTAGGTAATGCTGTTGGCTCAAATATCACCAATATCTTACTTGTACTGGGCGTAACAGCACTACTTCGCCCTCTTTCTGTCTCGTCAATGACCTTAAAACGAGAAATGCCTTTAGTACTACTTGTCTCAATTGCGGCATGGTACGTGTTTTCAGATAACTACTTTTCGTTTGCCGAAGGTATCGCATTAGCTCTTGCCTTTGTTGTCTTCATCGCAGGCTTAGTGATTGTGTCTTTACGCGCTAAAAATCAAGACGATGACCCTTTCGTGAGCGAGGCATGTGAAGATGTTCCCGATAATGTCAGTACTAAATCAGCTATCCTATGGCTTGTTATCGGTATGATACTTTTACCTATCAGCTCACATTTTTTAGTCGAATCAGCCGTTGATATTGCTAAATACTTTGGCCTTTCAGACCTTGTAATTGGTTTAACAATTATCGCTATTGGTACCAGTCTACCTGAACTGGCTGCATGTATTGCTGGGGTATTGAAAAACGAAGATGATTTAGCATTGGGTAATATTGTAGGCTCGAACATTTTCAACCTACTCGCTGTTTTACCACTGGCTGGGATCATCAACCCATCGATTATTGACCCATCTGCGGCAAACCGCGATGCACTTATCATGATTGCAGCAACCGTTGTATTGATTGCCATGTCATTGAACTTTAAAGGTGCTCGTCGTATCAATAGAGTAGAAGGTGGCTTCTTGTTAGTCGCATTTATTGCATATCAGGGCTATATTTTCAGCCAAGTAGGATAA
- the mlaF gene encoding phospholipid ABC transporter ATP-binding protein MlaF: MESDLSQSIVEIKDVTFSRGDRIIYKNMSFNIPKGKITAIMGPSGIGKTTMLRLIGGQLKPDSGDILFEGNSIPSMSRKELYAARTKMSMLFQSGALFTDMSVFDNIAFPLREHTQLSEDLIRLVVLMKLQAVGLRGAQDLMPSELSGGMARRAALARSIALDPELIMYDEPFAGQDPISMGVLVKLIKSLNEVLGLSSLIVTHDVTEVLSIADHVIIIADQGVIGEGSPEQMQNHQSELVQQFLKGLSDGPVPFHYPAPAYDDELLGVPNA; the protein is encoded by the coding sequence ATGGAGAGCGACTTGTCGCAATCAATAGTAGAAATCAAGGATGTAACCTTTTCACGGGGCGATAGAATCATATATAAAAATATGAGTTTTAACATTCCGAAAGGCAAGATCACCGCTATCATGGGACCGAGCGGCATAGGTAAAACCACCATGTTACGCTTGATAGGTGGTCAACTTAAGCCTGATTCTGGTGATATTTTGTTCGAAGGCAATAGTATTCCTAGCATGTCTCGCAAGGAGCTTTACGCTGCCCGCACTAAAATGAGTATGCTTTTTCAAAGTGGTGCTTTATTCACTGATATGTCTGTGTTTGACAATATCGCTTTCCCCTTACGCGAACACACTCAACTTAGTGAAGACTTAATTCGGCTTGTAGTCCTTATGAAGTTACAAGCTGTAGGTCTTCGTGGTGCACAAGATTTAATGCCGTCTGAATTATCAGGTGGTATGGCACGCCGTGCAGCTTTGGCTCGCTCGATAGCCCTTGACCCCGAACTGATTATGTATGATGAGCCTTTTGCCGGCCAAGACCCTATTTCGATGGGGGTACTTGTTAAGCTGATCAAATCACTGAATGAGGTGTTAGGTTTATCGTCGCTTATTGTAACGCACGATGTAACCGAAGTGCTTAGTATTGCAGATCACGTGATCATTATTGCTGATCAAGGTGTGATTGGTGAAGGCTCACCTGAGCAAATGCAAAATCATCAATCAGAGCTTGTTCAGCAGTTCTTAAAAGGATTATCGGATGGTCCTGTACCATTCCATTATCCTGCTCCTGCTTATGATGATGAATTATTGGGAGTACCGAATGCTTGA
- the mlaE gene encoding lipid asymmetry maintenance ABC transporter permease subunit MlaE yields MLDLFQKLGHKTLGRFAALGRSTQMLFGALVNMPNFKKGTPLLIRQLYMVGSQSLLIIMVSGLFIGMVLALQGYTVLVGYGAEDSLGPLVALSLLRELGPVVTALLFAGRAGSALTAEIGLMKATEQLSSLEMMAIDPLKRIIAPRFWAGFISMPLLALIFSAVAIIGAHLVGVDWLGVDSGSFWSIMQAQVSFQQDIVNGMIKSFVFALIVTWIALYKGYDCIPTSEGISKATTETVVHSSLAVLGFDFILTAVMFTS; encoded by the coding sequence ATGCTTGATCTGTTTCAAAAGCTAGGTCACAAGACGTTAGGCCGTTTTGCTGCGCTTGGTCGCTCTACGCAAATGTTGTTTGGCGCATTAGTTAATATGCCAAACTTCAAAAAAGGCACGCCGTTACTGATCCGTCAGTTATATATGGTCGGCTCACAATCGCTTTTAATCATTATGGTGTCGGGCCTGTTTATCGGCATGGTGCTCGCCTTACAAGGCTATACCGTATTAGTCGGTTATGGTGCTGAAGATAGCTTAGGACCATTGGTGGCACTAAGTTTGTTACGCGAATTAGGGCCTGTGGTCACGGCGTTATTATTTGCTGGTCGCGCGGGCAGTGCACTAACAGCTGAAATCGGCTTGATGAAAGCCACTGAGCAATTATCTAGCTTAGAAATGATGGCAATTGACCCACTTAAACGCATTATTGCCCCGCGCTTTTGGGCTGGCTTTATTAGTATGCCATTGCTTGCATTAATATTTTCTGCTGTTGCTATTATCGGCGCTCACTTAGTTGGCGTTGATTGGCTTGGTGTTGATTCAGGTAGTTTTTGGTCAATCATGCAAGCGCAAGTGTCGTTTCAGCAAGATATTGTTAATGGCATGATTAAAAGCTTTGTATTTGCCTTGATTGTAACGTGGATTGCGCTTTACAAAGGGTATGACTGTATCCCTACTTCTGAAGGGATAAGTAAAGCGACAACAGAAACCGTTGTACACTCATCACTGGCAGTTTTAGGTTTTGACTTTATTTTAACAGC